One Malus sylvestris chromosome 14, drMalSylv7.2, whole genome shotgun sequence DNA segment encodes these proteins:
- the LOC126600105 gene encoding probable arabinosyltransferase ARAD1, whose translation MGITMAERNVSSLAVITRKSLFFLFIVASTLFILSWFFVLRSTGSPRFIDHKLLPNSKLNAAIGSRSSGSESQKDVEPSTGNRAILVDNEEEEKPSSSSQEKEASQANNGVRCNTNEKVVLKVFMYDLPPEFHFGLLNWKPQGRSVWPDFHTKIPAYPGGLNLQHSIEYWLTLDLLASELPNPPNARAAMRVRNASEADIIFIPFFSSLSYNRFSKRNPHQKKSSNKVLQDKLVKYVTAQKEWKRSGGRDHLIVAHHPNSLLDARMSLWPATFILSDFGRYPPNVANVEKDVIAPYKHVIKSYVNDSSTFDSRPTLLYFQGAIYRKDGGFVRQELFYLLQDEKDVHFTFGSVQKDGINKASQGMHTSKFCLNIAGDTPSSNRLFDAIASHCVPVIISDDIELPYEDVLDYSEFCIFIRTRDALKQNFLVNLTRNIGRDEWTRMWKKLQEVQKFYEFQFPSREGDAVQMIWQAVARRVPAIRMKLHKSRRFSRTVSRKETGLSRIPSPSNFW comes from the exons ATGGGAATTACAATGGCCGAAAGGAATGTTTCGTCCCTCGCTGTCATTACTCGAAAATCtttgttctttttgtttataGTTGCATCAACACTCTTCATATTATCTTGGTTCTTTGTGTTGCGTTCGACGGGCAGTCCTCGCTTCATTGACCATAAATTGTTACCCAATTCCAAGCTTAATGCCGCGATTGGCAGCAGGAGTTCTGGAAGTGAGAGTCAAAAAGATGTCGAACCCTCAACTGGGAATCGAGCAATCCTTGTGGataatgaggaagaagaaaagccaTCATCTTCATCCCAAGAAAAAGAAGCGTCCCAAGCTAACAATGGTGTCAGATGTAACACAAATGAGAAAGTAGTTCTCAAGGTGTTCATGTACGATTTACCCCCCGAATTTCATTTCGGACTCCTGAATTGGAAACCCCAAGGGCGTAGCGTTTGGCCAGATTTTCATACTAAAATACCTGCTTATCCCGGCGGGTTGAATTTGCAACACAGTATAGAATATTGGCTGACACTGGACCTCCTTGCTTCGGAACTTCCCAACCCACCAAATGCTCGTGCTGCAATGAGAGTGCGCAATGCTAGCGAAGCTGACATTATTTTTATACCGTTCTTTTCTTCCTTAAGCTATAACCGATTCTCCAAGAGAAACCCGCACCAGAAGAAAAGCAGTAATAAGGTGCTGCAAGATAAATTGGTTAAGTATGTGACTGCTCAAAAGGAATGGAAGAGGTCGGGGGGAAGAGACCACTTAATTGTGGCTCACCATCCAAATAGCCTTTTAGACGCGAGGATGAGTCTATGGCCTGCAACATTCATACTTTCGGACTTTGGGAGGTATCCTCCAAACGTAGCAAATGTGGAGAAAGATGTCATTGCTCCCTACAAGCATGTAATCAAATCCTATGTGAATGACTCGTCTACTTTTGATAGTCGGCCAACTTTGCTGTACTTCCAAGGCGCGATATATCGAAAGGAT GGTGGCTTTGTTCGGCAAGAGTTGTTCTATCTTCTACAAGACGAAAAAGATGTTCATTTCACATTTGGGAGTGTTCAAAAAGATGGAATCAACAAGGCCTCCCAGGGTATGCACACCTCCAAATTCTGCCTCAACATAGCTGGTGACACCCCATCATCAAATCGCCTCTTTGACGCTATTGCTAGCCACTGTGTCCCCGTCATCATCAGTGATGATATTGAACTTCCGTACGAGGATGTGCTTGACTACTCTGAGTTCTGCATATTTATTCGAACAAGGGATGCTCTTAAGCAGAACTTTCTCGTAAACCTCACCAGGAACATTGGGAGGGACGAGTGGACGCGAATGTGGAAGAAGTTGCAGGAGGTTCAGAAATTCTATGAGTTTCAGTTTCCATCAAGGGAGGGCGATGCTGTCCAGATGATATGGCAAGCAGTTGCTCGCAGAGTTCCGGCTATCAGAATGAAGTTACACAAGTCTAGACGATTCTCTCGAACAGTTTCTCGGAAGGAGACGGGATTAAGCAGGATACCATCACCAAGTAACTTTTGGTAA
- the LOC126600110 gene encoding tetratricopeptide repeat domain-containing protein PYG7, chloroplastic-like isoform X3: protein MSSRQILRGELAVETPASTILEKIFGNHLVTGDVKFMKRPYDWVSAFLVGQSLLLISAPMARSRDIIKPNAVYETGELFELGIQLSYLLLLLGFLGVGTFFVIRQVLVRRELDLSAKELQEQVRSGDADATELFELGAVMLRRKIYPAAIKYLVQAIEKWDGDDQDLAQVYNALGVSYVREGKLAKGITQFETAVKLQPGYVTAWNNLGDAYEKRKDFKAALNAFEEVLLFDPNNKVAIPRRETLMQQVKMYRDVPVKTKERSSDSMR, encoded by the exons TTTGGAGA AGATTTTTGGGAACCATTTGGTTACCGGGGATGTAAAATTCATGAAGAGGCCATATGATTGGGTATCTGCATTCTTGGTTGGACAAAGCTTATTGCTGATTTCTGCTCCAATGGCTCGATCACGTGATATTATTAAACCAAATGCGGTTTATGAGACCGGGGAGTTATTTGAATTAGGAATCCAGCTATCATACTTGCTACTATTGTTAGGTTTTCTTGGGGTTGGAACTTTCTTTGTGATCCGTCAAGTGCTTGTACGTAGAGAACTTGATCTTTCTGCCAAAGAATTGCAG GAGCAAGTAAGAAGCGGTGATGCTGATGCAACTGAGCTTTTCGAACTTGGAGCAGTGATGCTGAGGAGGAAAATTTATCCTGCTGCTATTAAGTATTTGGTTCAGGCAATTGAGAAATGGGATGGGGACGACCAAGATCTTGCTCAG GTTTACAACGCCCTCGGTGTCAGTTATGTCCGTGAGGGTAAACTTGCTAAGGGAATTACGCAGTTTGAAACTGCCGTGAAGCTTCAACCGGGCTACGTCACAGCTTGGAACAACCTAGGTGATGCTTATGAAAAGAGGAAAGACTTTAAGGCTGCACTGAACGCGTTTGAAGAAGTACTGCTGTTTGATCCGAATAACAAGGTAGCAATACCACGGCGGGAAACTTTGATGCAACAAGTGAAAATGTACAGAGATGTTCCGGTGAAGACGAAGGAGAGATCATCTGACAGTATGCGTTGA